Proteins found in one Nostoc sp. NIES-3756 genomic segment:
- the glyQ gene encoding glycine--tRNA ligase subunit alpha yields MNFQSVIATLHQFWSERGCLIAQPYDIEKGAGTKNPHTFLRALGPEPWAVAYVEPCRRPTDGRYGENPNRFQHYYQYQVLIKPSPDNIQDIYLDSLRALGIRPEDHDIRFVEDNWEDATVGAWGTGWEVWLDGMEITQFTYFQQCGGIDCRPVSIEITYGLERLAMYLQEVEAITKIQWTDNITYGDIFLQNEIEQSTYNFEASNPELLLTLFNLYEQEANQLTEKGLVLPSLDYVMKCSHTFNLLDARGVISVTERTRYIARIRHLARKVANLYVEQREKLGFPLLKNASVTR; encoded by the coding sequence ATGAATTTTCAATCGGTAATAGCTACGTTGCATCAGTTTTGGTCTGAACGCGGTTGTTTGATTGCCCAGCCTTACGATATTGAGAAAGGGGCTGGTACGAAAAATCCACATACGTTTTTGCGAGCATTGGGGCCGGAACCTTGGGCGGTGGCTTATGTTGAACCTTGCCGTCGTCCTACTGATGGGCGTTATGGTGAGAATCCTAATCGATTTCAACATTATTATCAGTACCAAGTTTTGATTAAGCCTTCACCCGATAATATTCAGGATATTTATCTTGATTCTTTACGGGCTTTGGGTATTCGTCCTGAAGATCACGATATCCGGTTTGTGGAGGATAACTGGGAAGATGCAACGGTGGGTGCTTGGGGTACTGGTTGGGAAGTTTGGTTAGACGGGATGGAAATTACTCAGTTCACTTACTTCCAGCAGTGCGGGGGTATTGATTGTCGTCCGGTGTCGATTGAGATTACTTATGGTTTAGAACGGTTGGCGATGTATCTTCAGGAAGTTGAGGCTATTACGAAGATTCAGTGGACAGACAATATTACTTATGGCGATATTTTTCTGCAAAATGAGATTGAGCAGAGTACCTATAATTTTGAAGCGTCGAATCCTGAATTGTTGCTGACGTTATTTAATTTGTATGAGCAGGAAGCTAATCAGTTAACTGAGAAGGGTTTGGTTTTGCCCAGCTTGGATTATGTAATGAAGTGTTCGCATACTTTTAATTTGCTGGATGCTAGGGGTGTGATTTCTGTGACTGAACGTACTCGTTACATTGCCAGGATTCGTCACTTGGCGCGGAAGGTGGCTAATCTATATGTTGAGCAAAGGGAGAAGTTGGGTTTCCCTTTGCTGAAAAATGCCTCAGTTACACGGTAG
- a CDS encoding DUF4079 domain-containing protein — translation MVNWSEALEPIAAWFRSLGIPEPIVQWGHPLMMAIVIFVLGSYVAWAGWQGKLLEGTDKDAAIKSRISHRQLAPLWFLFLAGGYTGGVLSLVMQHKPLFESPHFWTGSLVLGLLLVNGVISLSGFGGDKKALRAVHAYLGTVAIAILFFHAVLGFNLGISL, via the coding sequence ATGGTGAATTGGAGTGAAGCTTTAGAACCGATCGCAGCTTGGTTTCGTTCTTTGGGTATCCCTGAACCGATTGTGCAGTGGGGGCATCCTTTGATGATGGCAATTGTGATTTTTGTTTTGGGTAGTTATGTTGCTTGGGCTGGTTGGCAAGGTAAGCTGCTTGAAGGAACAGATAAGGATGCAGCTATTAAGAGTAGAATTTCCCATCGACAATTAGCACCTTTGTGGTTTTTATTTTTGGCTGGTGGTTATACGGGTGGGGTGTTGTCTTTGGTGATGCAGCATAAACCACTGTTTGAAAGTCCTCATTTTTGGACTGGTTCACTGGTGTTAGGGCTTTTACTCGTCAATGGAGTAATTTCTTTAAGTGGATTTGGTGGTGATAAAAAGGCGTTGCGGGCGGTTCATGCTTATTTGGGAACTGTAGCGATCGCAATTCTCTTTTTCCATGCTGTTCTAGGTTTTAATTTAGGTATCTCTTTGTAA
- a CDS encoding ComEC/Rec2 family competence protein, with protein sequence MIQTSGVIICLSYILGLLLTAAPGGGVWILVLGIVCAVFFRRGAKSRKFFQKSATDVASNSLQVTPLPRVWLIAGLVGLLASFYFQWRVPQPTVTDISKFAPPDGNNQEQLVIVRGEVASTPRLTRSQRGQFWLDVSQLNEVRNQKDAEQTQQGATGKLYVTVPILKATGLHPGQELEVTGVLYRPKAAVNPGAFDFKKYLEREGTFAGLMGRQINILDEERQWGWWQIREKIVRSQVLGLDIPEGPLVSAMVLGSKAVDLPYDIRDMFVQAGLAHALAASGFQTSLILSVILQLTRRAKKVTQVCLGALGLIIFLSLSGFQPAVLRAVIMGFAALIGLVLDRRVKQLGSLLLAATILLLFNPLWIWDLGFEFSFLATLGLVVTVPAITHLLSWVPPAIASLISVPLAATIWTLPMQLYVFGVVPAYSLPLNIITTPLISVISIGGIISAIFALMLPGAGSFVAGFLHYPTDWLIRLVEYFSKLPGNSLIIGSISTWQLLGIYALIFLVWLVGWWQKRWWFAGLIGFGLVLFPAWHSASTLSRITVLEAGAEPVMVVQDRGTVTLINSGDEGTGRFTILPFLQQQGVNQIDWAIATDFQRNNNDAWLEVLQRLQVKNFYTYATNKENSLADQAIPQVLQQQKGIYQVLPVGQTINLGSTVAQLINEQPIVQLQVLGQSWLLVGDVEPKEVERIMKAGGWPSPQVLWCNAESLKDLVTMLKPQVAIASSGNVESKVLSELSSIPTKVFVTGKDGAVQWTPNGAFESFTQVSESKSSIL encoded by the coding sequence ATGATTCAAACCAGTGGTGTCATTATCTGCCTTAGCTACATTTTAGGATTGTTATTGACGGCAGCTCCTGGGGGCGGGGTGTGGATTTTAGTCTTAGGAATTGTGTGTGCTGTCTTTTTCAGAAGAGGGGCAAAATCACGAAAATTTTTTCAAAAATCAGCAACTGATGTAGCGTCTAATAGTTTGCAAGTGACTCCACTGCCAAGAGTTTGGTTAATTGCTGGCTTGGTAGGGTTATTGGCAAGTTTTTATTTTCAATGGCGTGTACCTCAACCAACCGTAACGGATATTAGTAAGTTTGCACCGCCAGATGGGAATAACCAAGAACAGTTGGTAATTGTACGGGGGGAGGTAGCTAGTACTCCGCGTTTAACTCGCAGCCAACGAGGACAATTTTGGCTGGATGTGTCTCAGTTAAATGAAGTCAGAAATCAAAAAGATGCAGAACAAACTCAACAAGGGGCTACGGGTAAGTTATATGTGACTGTGCCAATACTGAAAGCTACTGGGCTGCATCCTGGGCAAGAGTTAGAGGTGACGGGTGTATTATATAGACCAAAGGCTGCTGTTAATCCTGGTGCTTTTGATTTTAAAAAGTATTTGGAACGCGAGGGAACTTTTGCTGGGTTGATGGGACGGCAAATCAATATTTTGGATGAGGAACGGCAGTGGGGATGGTGGCAAATTCGAGAAAAAATTGTGCGATCGCAAGTTCTGGGGTTAGATATACCAGAAGGGCCGCTTGTCAGTGCAATGGTGTTGGGTAGCAAAGCTGTTGATTTGCCTTACGATATCCGCGATATGTTTGTACAGGCGGGGTTAGCCCATGCTTTGGCGGCTTCAGGGTTTCAAACTTCGCTGATTTTGAGTGTGATATTACAGCTAACTAGGCGGGCGAAAAAGGTAACGCAAGTATGCTTAGGGGCGTTGGGTTTAATTATTTTCCTCAGTTTGAGTGGATTTCAGCCTGCTGTACTCAGGGCTGTAATTATGGGTTTTGCCGCTTTAATTGGTTTGGTATTGGATAGAAGGGTAAAACAGTTGGGGTCACTTTTATTAGCTGCAACCATATTATTACTATTTAATCCTTTGTGGATTTGGGATTTAGGATTTGAGTTCAGTTTTTTGGCAACGTTAGGGTTAGTGGTGACTGTTCCAGCAATTACTCATCTTTTGAGTTGGGTTCCACCTGCGATCGCATCCTTAATTTCTGTGCCTCTGGCTGCTACAATTTGGACTTTACCTATGCAACTATATGTTTTTGGTGTTGTGCCTGCTTATAGTTTGCCACTGAATATCATTACCACACCGTTGATTTCTGTTATTAGTATTGGTGGCATTATTAGTGCCATATTTGCGTTAATGTTACCTGGAGCTGGTAGCTTTGTAGCTGGGTTTCTGCACTATCCTACTGATTGGTTAATTAGGTTAGTGGAATATTTCAGTAAATTACCAGGAAACTCCCTTATTATCGGTAGTATTTCTACTTGGCAGCTATTAGGTATCTATGCACTAATTTTTTTAGTGTGGTTGGTAGGCTGGTGGCAAAAACGCTGGTGGTTTGCGGGTTTGATTGGGTTTGGTTTAGTATTATTTCCCGCTTGGCATTCTGCAAGTACACTATCGCGGATAACGGTATTAGAAGCTGGGGCTGAACCTGTTATGGTTGTGCAGGATAGAGGAACGGTAACTCTAATTAACAGTGGTGATGAGGGTACGGGACGCTTTACGATTTTACCATTTTTACAACAGCAAGGGGTGAATCAAATTGATTGGGCGATCGCCACGGATTTTCAACGTAATAATAATGATGCTTGGTTAGAAGTTCTGCAACGTCTACAAGTTAAAAATTTTTACACCTATGCTACCAATAAGGAAAATTCTCTGGCAGATCAGGCAATTCCTCAAGTATTGCAACAACAGAAGGGAATTTATCAGGTTTTACCTGTAGGGCAAACTATTAATCTTGGTTCTACGGTAGCGCAGTTAATTAATGAACAACCAATTGTGCAGTTGCAAGTTTTAGGGCAGAGTTGGTTATTAGTAGGGGATGTGGAACCTAAAGAGGTAGAGAGAATTATGAAAGCTGGGGGATGGCCAAGTCCACAGGTATTGTGGTGTAATGCTGAGTCTTTGAAGGATTTGGTAACTATGCTGAAACCACAGGTGGCGATCGCTTCTTCTGGTAATGTTGAGAGTAAGGTTTTGTCTGAACTAAGTAGTATACCTACTAAAGTATTTGTTACAGGAAAGGATGGGGCTGTTCAATGGACTCCTAATGGTGCGTTTGAGTCGTTTACTCAGGTGAGTGAGAGTAAATCTTCAATATTGTAA
- a CDS encoding M20/M25/M40 family metallo-hydrolase has product MKKRIWLTLLVLVIVVIVGSRVSAFFEQRSSPEIVENVPITKPQSQPESQEVNKELQVSNERLLAHIQKLNFQRYTIEERSRTRTYIINKLREFGWTPKLEKFPNGVNVFAERRGTDNTTAAILVGAHYDTVPGSPGADDNASGVAVLLEIARLFGSHPTPQTLQLAFFDSEETGLLGSKAFTTNTQRLKKLRGVIIMDMVGYACYTTACQKYPPGLPVTPPSDKGDFLVAVGDTENLFLLNAFNQSHITNLPNVLTLPIPLKGLLTPDTLRSDHAPFWYQGVGAVLVTDTANLRTPYYHQPSDIPNNIEQSFFLGAAQIVVNATGNLLESNQ; this is encoded by the coding sequence ATGAAAAAACGAATTTGGCTGACATTGCTGGTGTTAGTGATAGTTGTGATTGTAGGTAGTAGAGTTAGCGCCTTTTTTGAACAGCGTTCTTCCCCGGAAATTGTTGAGAATGTGCCAATAACAAAGCCTCAATCACAACCAGAGTCTCAAGAAGTGAACAAAGAGTTACAAGTATCTAATGAGAGATTATTAGCACATATTCAAAAGTTAAATTTTCAACGCTATACGATAGAGGAGCGATCGCGCACTCGGACATATATCATTAATAAACTACGAGAATTTGGCTGGACACCCAAACTCGAGAAGTTTCCCAATGGTGTCAACGTCTTTGCTGAACGTCGCGGAACTGACAACACAACCGCCGCAATTTTAGTAGGCGCTCATTATGATACTGTACCCGGCTCTCCTGGCGCTGATGATAACGCTAGTGGTGTGGCTGTGTTACTAGAAATAGCTAGATTATTTGGTTCCCATCCCACACCCCAGACTTTGCAATTAGCTTTTTTTGATTCAGAGGAAACCGGACTGCTTGGTAGTAAAGCTTTTACTACTAATACTCAACGCCTGAAAAAACTCCGGGGTGTGATAATTATGGATATGGTTGGTTACGCTTGTTACACTACTGCCTGTCAGAAATATCCGCCCGGATTACCTGTTACACCACCTAGTGACAAGGGTGATTTTTTAGTAGCTGTCGGTGATACTGAGAATTTGTTTTTACTAAACGCTTTTAATCAAAGTCATATAACCAATCTCCCAAACGTCCTGACTTTGCCAATTCCCCTCAAAGGTTTACTTACACCTGACACATTGCGGAGTGATCATGCTCCATTCTGGTATCAGGGAGTAGGTGCAGTGTTAGTTACAGATACTGCCAATCTCCGCACACCATACTATCACCAACCTAGCGATATACCTAATAATATTGAGCAATCTTTTTTTCTTGGAGCAGCACAAATCGTAGTCAATGCTACTGGTAATTTATTAGAAAGTAATCAATAA
- a CDS encoding urease accessory protein UreH domain-containing protein has protein sequence MLDLSLITILGFFGSFGHCFGMCGPLTVAFSLSSKSTTPDKDSQEMTSAPKTHPTWQQQLKFHFLLNLGRMLSYGLVGAGLGGVGSVLLQGGQLAGVGSDFRRIMAIITGVMLIWFGLGQLAPNLLPHIPVLHPLLRGNLHNRLSTGMVKLSLQPRWWTPTLLGMTWGLMPCGFLYAAQIKAAETGSLWMGGATMLAFGLGTLPTMLGVGVSTSLVSQDRRSQLFRLGGVITLTIGLITLLRTGDTMVDYTGHAALLCLILALIARPVSKLWAWPLHYRRALGIGAFVLSVVHTTHMIEHSLQWNFAAFFFLPPQFQLGMAAGAVALVLMTPAAFTSWESLQKSLGKHWRQLHLLSVPALLLSAIHTVLIGSHYLGSLQSTWGNKLATVLLAIVTLGVLLVRTQFFWSKLAVEKFYVPPNKSR, from the coding sequence ATGCTAGATTTATCACTCATCACCATCTTGGGGTTCTTCGGTAGTTTTGGTCATTGTTTCGGGATGTGCGGGCCACTAACTGTAGCTTTTTCCCTGTCTAGTAAATCCACTACTCCTGATAAAGACTCTCAGGAAATGACATCAGCCCCAAAAACTCATCCGACTTGGCAACAGCAATTAAAGTTTCATTTCCTGCTTAACTTAGGACGGATGTTGAGTTATGGACTTGTGGGTGCTGGGCTTGGGGGAGTGGGTTCAGTGCTATTACAAGGTGGACAATTAGCGGGTGTTGGTAGTGATTTCCGGCGTATTATGGCGATTATTACTGGGGTGATGTTGATTTGGTTTGGCTTAGGACAGTTAGCACCAAATTTATTGCCTCATATTCCTGTATTGCATCCTCTACTAAGAGGTAACTTACACAACCGCTTGAGTACAGGAATGGTGAAACTTTCCCTACAGCCACGATGGTGGACACCCACACTTTTAGGTATGACTTGGGGTTTAATGCCCTGTGGCTTCCTCTACGCTGCTCAAATTAAAGCGGCGGAAACGGGTAGTTTATGGATGGGTGGGGCTACTATGTTGGCTTTTGGCTTGGGAACCCTACCCACCATGTTAGGTGTAGGCGTTTCTACTTCCTTGGTGAGTCAAGATAGGCGCAGTCAGTTATTTCGCTTAGGTGGTGTAATTACTCTAACTATTGGGTTAATCACCTTGCTACGGACTGGTGACACAATGGTAGATTACACCGGACACGCAGCCTTACTCTGCCTAATTCTGGCGCTAATTGCCCGTCCTGTAAGTAAGTTGTGGGCATGGCCTTTACATTATCGCCGGGCGTTGGGGATAGGGGCGTTTGTTTTATCTGTGGTACACACTACCCACATGATTGAACATTCATTGCAGTGGAATTTTGCCGCCTTTTTCTTTTTACCGCCACAATTTCAGCTAGGGATGGCTGCGGGTGCTGTAGCATTAGTATTGATGACCCCCGCAGCTTTCACAAGTTGGGAATCACTGCAAAAATCTTTAGGCAAGCACTGGCGACAGCTTCATTTGCTGAGTGTACCAGCTTTGCTTTTGAGTGCGATTCATACGGTGTTGATTGGCTCCCACTACTTGGGTTCTCTACAATCAACTTGGGGGAATAAGTTAGCAACAGTGCTGTTAGCAATTGTGACTCTCGGCGTGTTGCTTGTAAGAACACAGTTTTTTTGGTCAAAGTTAGCCGTAGAAAAATTTTATGTTCCCCCTAACAAATCACGCTAA
- a CDS encoding Rrf2 family transcriptional regulator yields MELSNKSEYALLALLELADRYTSGESLQIRQMAVLQDIPNRYLEQLLATLRRRGLIKSIRGAKGGYVLARDPRTITLLDAVSCMEGLDAVAPGVDKNNTHIETQLIQEVWDEACQAANAVLQKYTLQDLCDRRAMHGNKELMYYI; encoded by the coding sequence GTGGAACTCTCAAACAAATCTGAATATGCACTTTTAGCCTTATTGGAACTGGCGGATCGTTACACCAGTGGCGAATCCCTGCAAATCCGACAAATGGCAGTCTTACAAGATATACCTAACCGATATTTAGAACAATTACTAGCCACTTTAAGGCGGCGAGGTTTAATTAAAAGTATTCGCGGCGCTAAAGGAGGCTACGTCTTAGCACGAGATCCACGTACTATTACCCTACTGGATGCAGTCAGCTGTATGGAAGGTTTAGATGCAGTTGCGCCAGGGGTAGATAAAAATAATACACATATAGAAACTCAGTTAATCCAAGAAGTTTGGGATGAAGCTTGTCAGGCTGCTAATGCAGTTTTACAAAAGTACACACTCCAAGACCTTTGCGATCGCCGCGCCATGCACGGCAACAAAGAACTTATGTACTATATTTAA
- a CDS encoding glucosamine-6-phosphate deaminase, which yields MVAATKFFHVDHLSVQIYQSEADMAFDVAAIVSKYLQSVLEQQEKAAVVLATGNSQLRFLDTLIALGGVDWSKVTLFHLDEYLGITADHPASFRRYLHERVEKRVSPQKFYYIEGDTLEPLAECDRYSQLLQTQPIDLCCLGVGENGHLAFNDPSVANFQDPYNVKLVKLDSLNRQQQVNTGQFPNIDSVPQYAFTMTLPLICSAKKILCLAPGQRKAHIVKQMLQGVIDKACPASVLRQQPQATLFLDSSSASLLDF from the coding sequence ATGGTAGCCGCTACAAAATTTTTCCATGTTGATCATCTGTCTGTACAAATTTATCAATCTGAAGCCGATATGGCTTTTGATGTTGCAGCAATTGTCAGTAAGTATTTGCAATCTGTACTTGAACAACAAGAAAAGGCTGCTGTTGTGTTAGCGACAGGAAATTCTCAACTCAGATTTTTGGATACTTTAATTGCTTTGGGTGGTGTAGATTGGTCAAAAGTTACCTTGTTTCATTTGGATGAATATCTGGGAATTACGGCTGATCATCCTGCTAGTTTTCGTCGTTATCTGCACGAACGTGTAGAAAAGCGAGTTAGTCCGCAAAAATTTTATTATATTGAGGGTGATACTTTGGAACCCTTGGCAGAATGCGATCGCTATTCTCAATTACTGCAAACACAACCCATAGACTTATGTTGTCTGGGTGTGGGCGAAAATGGACACTTGGCTTTTAATGATCCATCTGTAGCGAATTTCCAAGATCCTTACAATGTCAAGCTGGTAAAACTAGACTCTCTAAACCGCCAACAACAAGTGAATACAGGTCAATTCCCCAATATTGATAGTGTTCCTCAATATGCTTTTACTATGACTTTGCCTTTAATCTGTTCAGCTAAAAAAATCTTATGTCTTGCACCAGGACAACGGAAAGCACACATTGTCAAGCAAATGTTACAAGGCGTAATCGATAAAGCTTGTCCAGCATCTGTTTTACGCCAGCAACCACAAGCAACTCTATTTTTAGATAGCAGTTCAGCCAGCTTGTTAGATTTTTGA
- a CDS encoding HAD family hydrolase, translated as MLAAILFDLDGTIVNTDPIHYQAWQEMLLKHNIEIDEVFYKSRISGRLNPEIVQDILPELSVAEGAKFANEKEALFRQLASHLQPLDGFAELLAWTETHNLKRALVTNAPKLNAEFMLEVLGITAAFDQIVLADDCVAGKPDPAPYQVTLGKLKITAETAIALEDSPSGIRAAVGAGIRTIGIASTHEPKVLQEIGAFMVIPDFTDLHLWTLLNSSIEADLSLIRNL; from the coding sequence ATGCTAGCTGCCATTCTTTTTGATTTGGACGGTACTATCGTCAATACTGACCCCATACACTATCAAGCTTGGCAAGAAATGTTGTTGAAACACAACATAGAAATTGATGAAGTATTTTATAAATCCCGAATTAGCGGTCGGTTGAATCCAGAAATTGTTCAAGATATTTTGCCAGAATTGTCAGTAGCAGAAGGTGCAAAGTTCGCAAATGAAAAAGAAGCACTGTTTCGTCAATTAGCTTCTCATCTTCAACCACTAGATGGATTTGCTGAACTGTTAGCTTGGACAGAAACACATAATTTAAAGCGTGCTTTAGTGACTAATGCGCCGAAATTAAATGCAGAGTTTATGTTAGAAGTACTAGGAATAACAGCAGCGTTTGACCAAATTGTTCTAGCTGATGATTGTGTAGCAGGTAAACCAGACCCAGCACCTTATCAAGTTACTTTAGGTAAGTTAAAAATTACAGCAGAAACTGCGATCGCTTTAGAAGATTCTCCTTCAGGGATTCGTGCGGCTGTGGGTGCAGGTATTCGGACTATTGGTATCGCCTCCACTCATGAACCTAAAGTATTACAAGAAATTGGTGCATTTATGGTAATTCCCGATTTTACAGATTTGCATCTTTGGACATTGCTTAATTCATCAATTGAGGCAGATTTGAGTTTAATTCGTAATCTGTAA